In Pueribacillus theae, the following proteins share a genomic window:
- a CDS encoding acyl-CoA dehydrogenase family protein, translating to MNFELTKEQKMTKEMVRAFAEKEIAPKAIEVDETARFPIETFEKMGELGLLGIPFPEKYGGSGGDTISYALAVEEVGRACGSTGLSYAAAVSLGASPIYYFGTEEQKEKFLTPLASGKALGSFGLTEPNAGSDAGGTRTNAVLEGDHYIINGEKCWITNAGYAKQVIVTAVTGKNKDGKNIISALIVPTDTPGFTIRSNYEKMGVRGSNTSELVLENVKVQKENLLGDPNKGFSQFLYTLDGGRISIAALAIGIAQAAFDKALAFSKERVQFGQTISKFQAIQFKLADMAMEIELARNMVLKAAWLKDQGKPFTKEAAYAKLFASEMATRTCNQAIQIHGGSGYMKEYEVERYLRDAKLMEIGEGTSEIQRLVIARQLGC from the coding sequence ATGAATTTTGAATTAACGAAGGAACAGAAGATGACGAAGGAAATGGTACGTGCATTCGCTGAAAAGGAAATTGCTCCGAAAGCGATAGAAGTTGATGAAACAGCGAGATTTCCAATTGAAACATTTGAAAAAATGGGCGAGTTAGGTTTGCTCGGTATTCCGTTTCCAGAAAAGTATGGCGGTTCTGGCGGGGATACGATTTCGTATGCGTTAGCTGTCGAAGAGGTTGGGAGAGCGTGTGGAAGTACTGGCCTTAGCTATGCAGCAGCTGTTTCATTAGGAGCAAGTCCGATCTATTACTTTGGAACAGAAGAACAAAAAGAGAAATTTTTGACACCTTTAGCATCAGGGAAAGCCCTCGGTTCTTTCGGACTAACGGAACCGAACGCTGGCTCAGATGCCGGTGGAACACGAACGAATGCTGTATTGGAGGGTGACCATTACATTATCAACGGTGAAAAATGTTGGATTACAAACGCAGGTTATGCAAAACAGGTTATCGTGACCGCGGTAACCGGAAAAAATAAAGATGGAAAAAATATTATTTCCGCGTTGATTGTTCCGACAGATACACCCGGTTTTACGATTCGCAGCAACTATGAAAAAATGGGAGTTCGAGGTTCGAATACTTCTGAATTAGTGTTAGAAAACGTAAAAGTTCAAAAAGAGAACTTATTAGGTGATCCGAACAAAGGATTCAGTCAATTTCTTTATACACTTGATGGTGGCCGAATTTCTATAGCAGCGCTTGCTATCGGGATTGCTCAGGCAGCCTTTGATAAAGCTTTAGCTTTTTCGAAAGAAAGAGTACAATTCGGCCAAACCATTTCTAAATTTCAAGCGATTCAATTCAAACTTGCTGACATGGCAATGGAAATTGAGCTTGCTAGAAATATGGTATTAAAAGCAGCATGGTTGAAGGACCAAGGAAAGCCATTTACGAAAGAAGCCGCTTATGCGAAACTATTCGCCTCTGAAATGGCGACAAGAACGTGTAATCAAGCGATACAAATACATGGAGGCTCCGGTTACATGAAAGAATATGAAGTCGAGCGCTATTTGCGGGATGCTAAATTAATGGAAATTGGCGAGGGCACATCTGAAATTCAACGACTCGTGATTGCAAGGCAACTCGGATGCTAG